In a single window of the Prochlorococcus marinus str. AS9601 genome:
- a CDS encoding phytoene desaturase family protein, with translation MKKYDVVIIGSGIGGLCCGSILALKGKKVLICEAHNQPGGVAHSFKRKGYTFESGPSLWSGIGKWPTTNPLGQILKLLDEEVELFQYKGWQVIVPEGNFNLDVGEEPFKQTIKTLRGEKSVKEWESFISGIKPLSQIINEIPLLSFSPESINFLDLINLTSKFLPNINQLPKINKGFGNLVNNHLEDPFLRNWVDLLSFLISGMSMHDTNTAAMATLFNEWFEPNSYLEYPKGGSESIVKALINGFKKNGGELILSSRVKTINFNKNLATGITLNNGCSYSCESVVTNTDVWNLKKLIPNEISKKWNTKVLNPNKCDSFLHIHLGFDADGLENLPIHAIHVDEWEKGITAERNIAVFSIPSVLDKNMAPEGKHVLHGYTPANEPWEIWENLNPKELEYRNLKEERCSIFLNAVRKFIPDIDERIDLKMLGTPITHKKFTNTYCGSYGPALSAAKGLFPGCKTPVKNLFTCGASTFPGIGIPAVSASGAYAAEKIIGKKEFKTLLKKINL, from the coding sequence ATGAAAAAGTACGATGTTGTAATAATAGGTAGTGGAATAGGTGGTTTATGTTGTGGTTCAATTCTTGCTTTAAAAGGTAAAAAAGTACTTATATGTGAAGCACATAACCAGCCAGGAGGTGTTGCTCACAGTTTCAAAAGAAAAGGTTACACTTTTGAATCAGGTCCCTCATTATGGAGTGGAATAGGTAAATGGCCGACAACCAATCCCCTAGGTCAAATTCTTAAATTACTTGATGAAGAAGTTGAACTATTTCAATACAAAGGTTGGCAAGTAATTGTCCCAGAAGGCAATTTTAATCTTGATGTAGGGGAAGAACCTTTTAAACAGACAATTAAAACTTTAAGAGGTGAGAAATCTGTTAAAGAATGGGAATCATTTATTTCCGGGATAAAACCTCTTAGCCAAATAATAAATGAAATACCTCTACTCTCATTTTCTCCCGAATCAATAAATTTCTTAGATCTAATAAATTTAACCTCAAAATTTTTACCTAATATCAATCAATTACCAAAAATTAATAAAGGCTTTGGGAATTTAGTTAATAATCACCTAGAGGATCCTTTTCTCAGAAATTGGGTTGATTTATTGAGCTTTTTGATAAGTGGTATGTCAATGCATGATACAAATACAGCTGCGATGGCTACTTTATTTAACGAATGGTTTGAACCAAATTCATACCTTGAATACCCCAAAGGAGGTAGTGAATCAATCGTAAAAGCCTTAATTAATGGATTTAAAAAAAATGGAGGAGAATTAATTCTTTCTTCGAGAGTAAAGACAATTAACTTCAATAAAAATTTAGCCACAGGTATAACTCTTAATAATGGTTGTAGTTATAGTTGTGAATCTGTTGTCACGAATACTGATGTTTGGAATTTAAAAAAGTTAATTCCAAATGAAATTTCAAAAAAATGGAATACAAAAGTTTTGAACCCTAATAAATGTGATTCTTTCCTTCATATACATCTAGGTTTTGATGCTGATGGTCTTGAAAATTTGCCAATACATGCGATACATGTTGATGAGTGGGAAAAAGGTATAACCGCAGAAAGAAATATAGCTGTATTTTCAATCCCATCTGTTTTAGATAAAAATATGGCCCCTGAAGGAAAACATGTTCTTCATGGATATACTCCCGCAAATGAACCTTGGGAAATTTGGGAAAACCTAAATCCAAAGGAACTAGAATATAGAAATTTGAAAGAAGAAAGATGTTCAATATTCCTTAATGCAGTGCGAAAATTCATCCCGGATATAGATGAAAGGATTGATTTAAAGATGCTAGGAACCCCCATCACTCATAAAAAATTCACCAATACTTATTGCGGTAGTTACGGCCCTGCATTATCTGCAGCAAAAGGTCTTTTCCCAGGCTGCAAAACTCCAGTGAAAAATTTATTTACTTGCGGTGCAAGTACATTTCCAGGTATTGGAATTCCTGCTGTTTCAGCAAGTGGCGCTTACGCAGCTGAAAAAATTATTGGAAAAAAAGAATTTAAAACTCTTCTTAAGAAAATAAATTTATGA